In Salmo salar chromosome ssa15, Ssal_v3.1, whole genome shotgun sequence, one genomic interval encodes:
- the LOC106571382 gene encoding cardiac phospholamban isoform X1 produces the protein MEKVQHTMRSAIRRASMVVDVPPQAKQNLQELFVNFSLILICLLLIYIIVLLIPL, from the exons ATGGAGAAGGTGCAGCACACGATGCGCTCGGCCATCCGCAGGGCCTCCATGGTGGTGGACGTGCCCCCCCAGGCCAAGCAGAACTTGCAGGAGCTCTTTGTCAACTTCAGCCTCATCCTCATCTGCCTGCTGCTCATCTACATCATCGTGTTGTTGAT ACCTCTGTAG
- the LOC106571382 gene encoding cardiac phospholamban isoform X2, whose product MEKVQHTMRSAIRRASMVVDVPPQAKQNLQELFVNFSLILICLLLIYIIVLLM is encoded by the coding sequence ATGGAGAAGGTGCAGCACACGATGCGCTCGGCCATCCGCAGGGCCTCCATGGTGGTGGACGTGCCCCCCCAGGCCAAGCAGAACTTGCAGGAGCTCTTTGTCAACTTCAGCCTCATCCTCATCTGCCTGCTGCTCATCTACATCATCGTGTTGTTGATGTGA